ACTTCAATGTTTTCATGCTTTGTGATGCCAATTATTGGCATGGATATCTTTGCGTCTTTGGCAGTTTCAACATTTCTTTAAATTTATGATGGAAATATTTTATGAACAATGATATAATGAAGGAAAAGTTTCATAATGCAAGGAGGGAGTGAAATGGATAACGTTTTTTACCGCAATTTGACCAAAACGTATCTGGAAGTCGATTATGGCGAAGGCATTTACCTGTACGACAAGGACGGCAACCGTTACATGGACGCCTGTTCAGGGGCGGCGGTGTCCAACCTCGGCCATGCTCATCCCCGCGTGATTAGGGCTATGACCGAGCAAGCCCAAAAGGTGGCTTTTAGTCATTTATCACGCTGGACCTCCGGACCGATCAAGGAGCTGGCTGACCTCGTGGCCAGCCTCGCACCTGGTTCGCTCAATAAGCTCTATTTAGTATCCGGCGGTTCGGAGGCCACTGAGGCCGCGCTTAAGATGGCTCGCCAGTATTACCTGGAACGGGACGGCAAAACGGGGAAGTACCGGGTGATTTCTCGCTGGAAGAGTTTCCATGGCAATACGATCGGGGCCTTGTCCATGACCGGTGACAAACGCCGCAAAAAATACACACCACTATTATTGAACTTTCCCCATGTTGCTCCGGCGTACTGCTACCGCTGTCCTTTCGGCAAAGAGCAGGAGACATGCGCCGTGGAATGTGCCCTGGATCTTGAACGCGTCATCAAGCTGGAAGGCGCCGACACCATTGCTGCCTTTATCGCCGAGCCGGTAGGCGGAGCGGCCTGCGGCGCCATTGTGCCCCATAAGGATTATTTTAAAATCGTCCGTGAAATTTGCGACCACTACGACATTCTGCTGATCGCCGACGAAGTCATGACCGGGTTCGGACGGACCGGCGCAATGTTCGCCATCGAGGATTACGGTGTCATACCCGACATGATTTGTGCGGCCAAAGGCATGAGCGCCGGTTACTCGCCTCTCGGCGCCGTCATTGTCAAAGATGAAATTTACGAGACTTTCAAACAGGGTTCGGGCATTTTCGTTCACGGGCACACTTACGGCGGCAATCCCCTCTCGGCAGCGGTAGCCGTAGCGGTCATCAGAACTTTAATCGAAGATAAGCTTGTCGAAAACTCGCGGGTTGTTGGCAGTTATCTTCTGGAGAAGCTGCGGGAAAAGCTGCAGCCATTCTGGTTTGTCGGCGATGTCCGCGGCAAGGGTTTGATGCAGGGCGTAGAAATCGTCAAAAACAAAGCGACGAAAGAACCGTTTCCTGCTGCTTTGGGGTTGGCCGAAAAATTAACGGTCACCCTGATGAAGCATGGCGTTGTCGTTTATCCCGGCAGCGGCAATGCCGACGGGGAAAACGGCGATCAATTCCTTTTGGCGCCGCCGCTTATCATCACCAAAGAACAGGCGGACGAATTAGTTGAGGCTATGGTGGCCGGCTTTGCCGAATTTGACAAGTCAATTTCCCAGTATAAATAAAGGAGAATAGCCGACATGGAAAAGCTGATTGTTACCGTTGCTCCTACCGGCAATGTGCCAACAAAAGCAATGACGCCTTTCGTTCCGGTTACGCCGGAGGAAATCGCTGAAGATATTGCGGCTTGCTATGAAAAGGGAGCAGCCGTAGCACATATTCATGCCCGTAACGAAGAGGGCAGACCAACTCACGAAATCAAGTTTTTTGCCGAAATTCTCCGCCGCCTGGACGAAAAGGGCTGTCCCATTATTCGGCAAATTTCCACGGGGGCCCGGGCCGGCAAAACCGCCCAGGATCGGGCCGAAGCCCTGGCGCTTAATCCGGCGTCTGCGAGCCTCGCGACAGGGTCGTCCAACTTTCCCACATCCGCCAATGTTAATGATCCCGCGTTGATTGAGTACCTGGCGAAAATCATGCTGGAGCGAAATATCAAGCCGGAGCTGGAGATATTTGATACCGCCATGATTAATAATGCCGTCCAGCTGCACAAGGCCGGTCTTCTTAAGGAACCGCTGCTGTTTAATCTGGTGCTGGGGGTAAAGGGGTCGCTGCCGGCCACGCCGAAAAACCTCTTTTTCCTGGTGGAAAGCCTGCCGCCCAATTCCGTCTGGAGTGTGTCGGTGATTGGCCCGCAGCATGTGCCGCTTTCCATGATCGCCATGGCTTTAGGCGGACATGTTCGCGTCGGGGTTGAGGACAATATTTATTACAGCAAAGGCGTACTGGCTACCAATGTCACCCTTGTCGAGCGGATTGTGAATATTGCCAAGGCAATGGGCAGGGAAATCGCCACACCGGACGATGTCAAGCGAATATGGGGAGTGAATTAAGAGCAAAGCAGCCCAAGGGTAATCCTGGGCTGCTTTAGTCATTCGGAATGGTATACCCGGTAGCTTTCCCATACGGCCTCCATCTGGCGCAGTACGTCCGCTGTCTTGGCGCTGTCGCGAGCGCCTACGGCCAGAATTAAGGCGTTAATGAGGCTGAGTGGCGCGGCAAAGGAATCGATAAATGAGATTTGCTGGCTGCGGGCGGTCAGGACATGATGGCTATACGGTGCCAGCGGCGAAGTAAGCGAATCGGTTATGGCAAGGACGCGTGCCCCATTTTCCCGGGCATATTTTAAGCCTTCAACTGTCTGTCTGGTATAGCGGGGAAACGAAATGCCGATCACCAAATCACCCGGGCCGGCCGGCCTGATCTCCTCAAAAAAGGTTCCCACGCCGTGGATGAGGCGGCTGTTTTGTAAAAGGAGCTGCAGGTAAAAATGGAGGAAATAGCCTAACGCTGTGGCGCTGCGTAAACTAACGATGTAAATATTGCGGGCCTGGATGATTTCATTGACGGCTTTTTCAAAGTCGGCGCTGGTAACTTCCTCCATGGTTAATTGAATATTGCTGATGTCGGTGCTTAACGCTTTATGCGGCAGATTGGTTTGCCCGTCCAGCAACGCCAGCCGCAGCCGCTCCACTGTCGTAATTTTATTTTTAACCATGTCCTGCAAAGCCTGTTGGAGTTCGGGGTACCCTTTGTAGTTTAGCGCTACGGCAA
Above is a genomic segment from Thermosinus carboxydivorans Nor1 containing:
- a CDS encoding aspartate aminotransferase family protein, producing MDNVFYRNLTKTYLEVDYGEGIYLYDKDGNRYMDACSGAAVSNLGHAHPRVIRAMTEQAQKVAFSHLSRWTSGPIKELADLVASLAPGSLNKLYLVSGGSEATEAALKMARQYYLERDGKTGKYRVISRWKSFHGNTIGALSMTGDKRRKKYTPLLLNFPHVAPAYCYRCPFGKEQETCAVECALDLERVIKLEGADTIAAFIAEPVGGAACGAIVPHKDYFKIVREICDHYDILLIADEVMTGFGRTGAMFAIEDYGVIPDMICAAKGMSAGYSPLGAVIVKDEIYETFKQGSGIFVHGHTYGGNPLSAAVAVAVIRTLIEDKLVENSRVVGSYLLEKLREKLQPFWFVGDVRGKGLMQGVEIVKNKATKEPFPAALGLAEKLTVTLMKHGVVVYPGSGNADGENGDQFLLAPPLIITKEQADELVEAMVAGFAEFDKSISQYK
- a CDS encoding BKACE family enzyme, producing MEKLIVTVAPTGNVPTKAMTPFVPVTPEEIAEDIAACYEKGAAVAHIHARNEEGRPTHEIKFFAEILRRLDEKGCPIIRQISTGARAGKTAQDRAEALALNPASASLATGSSNFPTSANVNDPALIEYLAKIMLERNIKPELEIFDTAMINNAVQLHKAGLLKEPLLFNLVLGVKGSLPATPKNLFFLVESLPPNSVWSVSVIGPQHVPLSMIAMALGGHVRVGVEDNIYYSKGVLATNVTLVERIVNIAKAMGREIATPDDVKRIWGVN
- a CDS encoding MurR/RpiR family transcriptional regulator; this encodes MKHSLVKNIQEHYHGMSASHKKIAEYLLDHYDKAVFLTAKELGQTLGVSEATVIRFAVALNYKGYPELQQALQDMVKNKITTVERLRLALLDGQTNLPHKALSTDISNIQLTMEEVTSADFEKAVNEIIQARNIYIVSLRSATALGYFLHFYLQLLLQNSRLIHGVGTFFEEIRPAGPGDLVIGISFPRYTRQTVEGLKYARENGARVLAITDSLTSPLAPYSHHVLTARSQQISFIDSFAAPLSLINALILAVGARDSAKTADVLRQMEAVWESYRVYHSE